One genomic region from Sander lucioperca isolate FBNREF2018 chromosome 3, SLUC_FBN_1.2, whole genome shotgun sequence encodes:
- the LOC116060737 gene encoding protein PIGBOS1 — MFRRRVPFSQIALATLLGVAGGIYIYRPYFEPVQTSRQQNQDVPKKQNETD, encoded by the coding sequence ATGTTTCGAAGAAGAGTACCCTTCTCACAGATCGCCTTAGCCACACTGCTTGGAGTCGCTGGTGGTATTTATATCTACAGACCTTATTTTGAGCCGGTGCAGACCTCAAGACAACAAAACCAGGATGTGCCAAAGAAACAGAATGAAACAGACTGA
- the pigb gene encoding GPI mannosyltransferase 3 — protein MENIRSRLKFGNKVEAVKLRKRKSQLYSQEDERLLNDGRLRTRVAVFSVAFRLINCFLVQTSFVPDEYWQSLEVSHRMVFNYGYLTWEWKAGIRGFTYPLFFAFIYKILYFVNYDSVELLIWLPRIIQALFAAFADVKFFFLIRKLESRDVAQWTFFCHMCSWFSWYCCTRTLTNSMETTITCLALFYFPLPGSKTHSSKIYLTLVALAVIVRPTALIVWFPLLMYHFWQEDNKLRLITHNFIPIGALAVVISTVIDCIFYEKWTMVQFNFLKFNVFNSVADFYGSHPWHWYFTQGFAVVIGPHLPLFLHGCSLAFKRYKILLAAVVWTIVVYSLLPHKEFRFIYPVLPFCMIFCGISLANLKAWRRAAASVLLVSNLFAALYTGLIHQRGTLDVMSHLQTLCDVGSASTPPQPDVLFLMPCHSTPFYSHVHCPMKMRFLECPPDLGEEGHIDEADRFYDDPLHWLRTSFPYKSSLPTHLVLFNILEKEISVFLQGNHFVRTAEIFHTHFPEGRVGGSIFIYERH, from the exons ATGGAGAACATCCGATCACGTCTGAAATTTGGGAATAAAGTCGAAGCTGTGAAACTGAGGAAACGAAAATCCCAACTGTACTCGCAGGAAGATGAACGTCTTCTTAACGACG GTAGGCTGAGAACCAGAGTTGCTGTGTTTTCTGTGGCATTCAGACTGATCAACTGCTTCCTGGTTCAGACCAGCTTCGTCCCTGATGAGTACTGGCAGTCTCTGGAGGTTTCCCATCGGATGGTCTTCAA TTATGGGTATCTGACCTGGGAATGGAAGGCCGGAATAAGAGGATTCACCTATCCACTCTTCTTCGCATTCATATACAAGATATTATACTTCGTGAACTATGACTCAGTCGAACTCCTG ATATGGCTTCCACGAATAATTCAAGCACTCTTCGCTGCGTTTGCAGATGTCAAATTTTTCTTCCTCATCCGAAAGTTGGAAAGTCGTGACGTTGCACAATGGACG TTCTTCTGCCATATGTGCTCGTGGTTCTCGTGGTACTGCTGCACCAGGACTCTGACCAACAGCATGGAGACCACCATCACTTGTCTGGCTCTATTTTACTTCCCCCTCCCTGGATCCAAAACACACAGCAG CAAAATATATTTGACCCTGGTCGCCTTAGCTGTCATCGTTCGACCGACCGCCCTGATTGTCTGGTTTCCTTTGCTCATGTACCATTTCTGGCAGGAAGATAACAAACTGAGGCTCATCACTCATAACTTTATTCCTATAGG AGCTTTGGCTGTTGTGATTTCAACAGTGATCGACTGTATATTTTATGAAAAG tGGACCATGGTGCAGTTCAACTTCCTGAAGTTTAACGTCTTCAACAGCGTGGCCGATTTCTACGGCTCTCATCCCTGGCACTGGTACTTCACTCAGGGGTTTGCCGTTGTGATCGGTCCGCATCTTCCGCTCTTTCTTCATGGGTGCAGCCTTGCCTTCAAAAGATACAAAATTCTGTTAGCGGCGGTCGTTTGGACAATCGTGGTCTACAG TTTGCTTCCTCACAAGGAGTTCAGATTCATCTATCCGGTGCTGCCTTTCTGTATGATCTTCTGTG GGATATCTTTGGCTAATTTGAAAGCGTGGCGACGAGCTGCTGCGTCCGTCCTGTTAGTGAGCAACCTGTTTGCAGCTCTGTACACCGGGCTGATCCACCAGCGAGGCACTCTGGACGTCATGAGCCACCTCCAGACACTATGTGACGTCGGCAGCGCCTCCACCCCTCCGCAGCCAGACGTCCTCTTCCTCATGCCCTGCCACTCAACGCCTTTTTACAG CCACGTCCACTGCCCGATGAAGATGAGGTTTCTCGAGTGTCCTCCAGATCTCGGAGAGGAGGGTCACATCGATGAAGCAGACAGGTTCTACGACGACCCTCTTCACTGGCTCAGAACTTCATTTCCATACAAATCTTCTCTACCGACCCATCTGGTTTTGTTCAATATTTTGGAGAAG GAAATCTCCGTGTTTTTGCAAGGGAATCACTTTGTGAGGACAGCAGAGATATTTCATACTCATTTCCCCGAGGGAAGAGTTGGAGGAAGCATCTTTATTTATGAAAGGCACTGA